Genomic window (Candidatus Binatia bacterium):
AGCGACGTCATCCGTCCGCCCATCGACTTCCCGCCCGCAAGGAGCGGAAGGTCGCCGGTCGCCTGGCGGGCCATCGCGACGGCGGCGCGCACGGTGGCGAGGAGGACGGGCTGCGGGTCGGGGCGGCGGCTCCGCTTCTCCATGTAGGCGAACTGATAGCGGAACGTGGCGATTCCCTTCGCGCCGAGCGCTTCCGCGGCCGCCTCCATGAACCGATGGCGCATCCCGGCGCCGGCGCCGTGCGCGAAGACGTACAGCCGCCGCGCGTCGTCCGGCCGGTCGAGGATCGCCGAGACTTCGCCGGCGGAGCCGCTTGCCTGGAAGCGCAGCTCGGTCCGGGTCACGGCAGCTCGGTCCGGGTCACGACTTCATGCCCTTCTGGATCGCCGCGATCGCGGCGGCCATGTCCACGCCGGGGCCGAGCACCATCGTCATCGTGTCCTCCATCTCATGGAAGCGCTCCGGAATCGTCCGGATCGTGAACTTCGCCGGGTCGAGGCGCGGCGTCACCTCATCCCAGCGGAGCGGACAGGAGGCGGTCGCGCCGGGACGCGGCCGCACGGAGTAGGGGGACACGATCGTGTTGCCGCGGCCATTCTGTCCGAAGTCCACGTAGACCTTCCCGCTGCGGCCGCCGATCGCGCGCGTGACGGTGGAGATCTCGGGCAGCGCCTCCACCGTGAGCATCGCGAGCAGCCGCGCGAAGGTGCGCGACTCCTCGTGGGTGTAGCGCCGGCCCATCGGCACCAGCACGTGCAGTCCCGTCGCGCCCGAGGTCTTGATCGCCGAGGGCAGCTCCAGACGGTCCAGGATCGTCTTCAGCGCGCGCGCGACCTGGACCACGTGGACGAAGGGCGCCTCCTTCGGATCGAGGTCGAGCACCATCCAGTCGGGGTGTTCCAGCGAGCTCGCGCGCGCGCTCCAGACGTGGAGCGGAATCGTGCCCAGGTTCGCGACGTAGCGCAAGGACTCGAGATCGTCGATCACGAAGTAGCGAATGTCGCGCTCGCCGCCGCCGGCGGGCACGACCTGGGTGCGGACCCAGTCGGGCACATACACCGGCGCGTCCTTCTGGAAGAACGACTTCCCTTCGATCCCGTCGGGATAGCGGGTCAGCACGACGGGACGGTCGCGAAGATACGGAAGCAGGAGCGGCGCGACCGCCTCGTAGTAGGCGACGAGGTCCCCCTTGGTCGTGCCGTCGGGCCAGAACACCTTTTTGGGATTCGTGATGTGAACGACCTGCGCCGCCGCTGCCCGCGCCCCCGGGGTGAGCGGCTTACGCCGGGCGCCAGCTGCGGGCTTGGCGTCCGCCCCCGCGGGGGCTTCGGCCGCTTGCATCGCCTCTTCCGGAGTCGCCGCAGCGTCCCCGGGCAGGTCGCCGCCGCTGTTGCCCTTCGCGCGATCCTCGCGATGCACCTCCTCGGGCCGCTTATCGTCGCGCATGCCCATGAACGTGGGGTGGCGCAGCCCGCCGTCGCGGGTCCACTCGGTGAAGCGCACCTCGCAGACCAGTCTGGGCTCGACCCAGCGATGCCCGCGCCCGGTCGGAGTCCCCTCGTCGAAGGGCGACGTCTCGCGCGCGAGCGGGTCGAGGAGCTTCCGGATCGCGCCGATCTTCGCGTCGTCGAACCCGGTGCCGACCTTCGTCACGTAGACCAGCTTCGTTCCCTCGTACACGCCCACGTGCAGCGCGCCGAACCCCGACCGCTCCCCTTCGGTGAATCCCCCGATCACGAACTCCTGGCGCCGGTCGCACTTCACCTTCACCCAGTCGGGCGTGCGGCGTCCGGCGTACTTGCTCTCGAGCCGCTTTCCGACGATCCCTTCCAGCCCCATCTGCCCCGCGGCGGCGAAGAACGCCGCACCGTTTCCCACGATGTGCGCCGAGCGCTGCGCCGTGGCCAGCGGGGGGAGCACGCGCGAAAGCAGCTCCTGGCGCGCTCGCAGGGGCAGCCCGCGAAGGTCGTGCCCCAGCACCTCGAGGGCGTCGAAGAAGATCGCGCGCACGGGAACCTGGATCCGAGCCGCGGCGAC
Coding sequences:
- a CDS encoding alpha/beta family hydrolase, whose translation is MTRTELRFQASGSAGEVSAILDRPDDARRLYVFAHGAGAGMRHRFMEAAAEALGAKGIATFRYQFAYMEKRSRRPDPQPVLLATVRAAVAMARQATGDLPLLAGGKSMGGRMTSLASAEEPLEGVEGLVFFGFPLHPVGQPGTKRADHLERVAAPMLFLQGTRDKLASLELLEPIVTRLPRATLHVMDGADHSFEVPKKTGRSLTDTLDDLAEAIARWADTLEKERP
- the ligD gene encoding DNA ligase D, which codes for MSPTGRSQLEKYREKRDPARTPEPFGEGAPATGPAATGAGAGPGPRFVVQKHWARAMHYDLRLELDGTLKSWAVPKGPSTHVEEKRLAVHVEDHPLEYANFEGVIPSGNYGAGSVIVWDRGWFRSFKPEDPLEQYERGKLELELFGFKLRGRWTLVRMGKKDKEWLLLKKADDAATKDEAIDRYPESVISGLTVEEMRDVTGTVEALRDRVQSLNAPRADLDPKEVPLTLATPESAPPNGDDWSFEIKYDGVRVRALRDQDRVVLIGRSGEDVTKRYPEIGEALAALAVPRFLVDGEIIAEDERGHPSFQRLQARMGLTKPRDVAAARIQVPVRAIFFDALEVLGHDLRGLPLRARQELLSRVLPPLATAQRSAHIVGNGAAFFAAAGQMGLEGIVGKRLESKYAGRRTPDWVKVKCDRRQEFVIGGFTEGERSGFGALHVGVYEGTKLVYVTKVGTGFDDAKIGAIRKLLDPLARETSPFDEGTPTGRGHRWVEPRLVCEVRFTEWTRDGGLRHPTFMGMRDDKRPEEVHREDRAKGNSGGDLPGDAAATPEEAMQAAEAPAGADAKPAAGARRKPLTPGARAAAAQVVHITNPKKVFWPDGTTKGDLVAYYEAVAPLLLPYLRDRPVVLTRYPDGIEGKSFFQKDAPVYVPDWVRTQVVPAGGGERDIRYFVIDDLESLRYVANLGTIPLHVWSARASSLEHPDWMVLDLDPKEAPFVHVVQVARALKTILDRLELPSAIKTSGATGLHVLVPMGRRYTHEESRTFARLLAMLTVEALPEISTVTRAIGGRSGKVYVDFGQNGRGNTIVSPYSVRPRPGATASCPLRWDEVTPRLDPAKFTIRTIPERFHEMEDTMTMVLGPGVDMAAAIAAIQKGMKS